ATCCCCGTTGGCGTGCTGTCACGCAGGGACACGATAAAGCTCTAATGCGGACAAGTCGGGCATAAATTCCGAAACTTCACGGAGGTGTATCGACCGGCATCAAGTAAATCGAATTCGTTTCGCGATGCCGCTAGCATCGCCGGATGGCAACGCGACTCGTGCAGATCAACATGAAGGCCCGGGACGACTCCGCGCTGGGCGCTTTCTGGGCGGCGGCTCTCGGTTGGGGGATCTCCAGCGAGGAGCCAGGCGTCACCAACCTCGAACCCGAGGGTGTCGACTATCCCGACCCGGTCGCCGTCTTCGTCGACCTCGTCGTCTCCGCAGAACCCAAGACGGCGAAGAACCGGGTACACCTCGACCTCGCCACCACCTCGGCGGACCATCACGCCGCGACGGTCGCGCGTCTGAAGGAACTCGGTGCCACCCCCGCCGACGTGGGTCAGGGCGACGTCCCGTGGACGGTGATGGCCGACCCGGAGGGCAACGAGTTCTGCGTCCTGGAACCCCGGCCGACGCTCCAGGACGTCGGACCGGTCGCCGCCGTCGTGGTCGACTGCGCGGACCCGCGCGCCATGGCCGACTTCTGGAGCACCGCCACGGACTGGCGTGTGCACGACGTCACCGACCGCGCAGCGGTCCTGCGCTCCGCCGCCGACGTGGGCCCGTACCTGCACTTCCTCCGCACGCCCGACGTGAAGACCGGCTGGAACCGGGTCCACCTCGACGTCCGCCCGTATCCCGGTGACGACCCGCAGGCCGAGGTGGACAGGCTGCGGACACTGGGCGCCACCACCGTGGACGTGGGCCGCGACGATCTCCCGTGGACGGTCATGGCCGACCCGGAGGGCAACGAGTTCTGCCTCCTCGCCCCCGGCTGACGCGCACCCGGGATCAGCGGTCCGACGGCTCCCACCGGTCCCGGTGCACCGCTGCCTGCCAGGGACGGCGCTGCCGCCAGCCGTGTCGCTCCAGGTCCGGCACCTGCTCCAGGTGGGTGACCGGACCCAGGCACAGCCAGGCCACCGGGCGGACACCCGCCGGGATCCGCAGCAGGTCCCGCACGAACGGCTCCCGGTAGAACGAGACCCACCCCACGCCGAGCCGCTCGGCCGTGGCCGCCAGCCACAGATTCTGGATCGCCAGGCACACCGAGTACAGGCCGGCGTCGGCGATGGCGTGCCGACCCAGCACCGTCGGGGACCCCCGGTCCGGGTCGTACGTCACCACGACGGAGAGCGTCGACTCCACCACCCCGTCGATCTTGATCCGGCTGAACCGGCGCGCCTCCTCCCCGTGCAGACCGGCGGCGAAGACGTCCCGTTCCTGCTGCACGTGGCGGTGGAACTCCGCCCGCAACCCAGGATCGCGGACCAGGATGAAGTCCCACGGCTGCGACAGACCGACGCTGGGCGCGGCATGCGCGGCGGCCAGTACCCGATCGAGGACCTCGGCCGGGATCGGCGCGCCGGTGAACTCGCCCCGTACGTCCCGGCGGGCGTGGATGACCTCGTACACATCGTCGAACATGGGCAGGCTCCCGCTGCGCTCCAGGCCCTGCCCTCACGGCAGGGCAACCAGGCGCGAGGCCGGTCTTCGGACTTCCGGATCGTCACCTCACCGCCCGCCTTCCCGGCCCGAGCCGGGCCAGTGGCTGCGCGTGACGCGCGTGGGCGGCAGCTCCCCGGTCACCGCGGCGGGCCCGTGCCGGACTCTCACCGGCTTCCCGATTCTCCCCACCACCGGCGGGGCACCTCGCAACAGTTCGTGCCGCCGAGCACCCTACCGGACACCGTCGTCCGTCGGCGCTGCCCGATCGAGTCACTAGTCTCGGTGCCGTGACCTCCGAGACCACGCCCCTGCGGCAGCTCACCCTCGATCAGCTCCGGAAGCGGACGAGCGAGAAGTGGCGCGCCCACCCGGGCGACGTGCTGCCGATGTTCGTGGCGGAACTGGACGCGCCGCTGGCCGGGCCGGTCGTCGACGCGATCACAGAGGCCGTCCGACGTGGTGACACGGGCTACCCCGCCGGCACCGCCTACGCCGAGGCGCTCGCCAACTTCGCCCGCGACCGCTGGGACTTCGACGGCATCGCCGTGGACCGCACCACGATGGTCCCGGACGTGATGAGCGGCATCGTCGAGGTCCTCGACGTGATCTGCGGCCGGACGGACGCTGTCGTGGTCAACTGCCCGGTCTACGCGCCGTTCTACCAGGTGGTGGGGCGTACCGGTCGCCCCATCGAAGAGGCCCCGCTCGGCACGGACGGCCGGATCGACATGACGGTCCTGGACGACGCGTTCCGGCGCGCGGCACGTCGTGGCTCCCGGCCCGCGTACCTGCTGTGCAGCCCGCACAACCCGACCGGCACCGTGCACACCGCCGACGAACTCGCCGAGGTCGCCGCACTGGCGGACCGGCATGGTGTGCGTGTGGTGGTCGACGAGATCCACGCGCCGCTGGTGCTGGCCGGGGCGAGGTTCACGCCGTACCTGAGCGTGCCGGGCGCCGAGAACGGCTTCTCGGTGATCTCCGCGTCCAAGGCCTGGAACCTCGCCGGTCTCAAGGCCGCCGTCGCCGTCGCCGGACCCGCTGCGGTCGACGATCTCGCCCGCATCCCCGCCTGGGTCAACGAGAGCCCCAGCCATGTCGGAGTGCTGGCCCACGTCGCCGCCCTGCGGGACGGCGGCGGATGGCTCGACGCCCTCCTGGCCGATCTCGACGAGAACCGTCGTCTCCTCGCCCGGCTACTCGCCGAACACCTTCCCGCGGTCCGATACCGCCCTGGCGAGGGCACCTATCTGGCCTGGCTCGACTGCCGCGCCCTCGGCCTCGGTGACGACCCCGCCGCGACTTTCCTCGAACGCGGCCGGGTGGCGCTCAGTCCCGGCCCCGTCTTCGGCACCGGGGGAGCGGGACACGCGCGATTCAACCTCGGCACCACCCCCGAGCTGGTCGCCGAAGGAGTGCGGCGGATGGCCGGGGCACTGACCTGACGCCGGTGGCACTGCCGGCCCGTTCGCAGCGAACGCCGGGATTGCTACTGTGGTGAACATGTATGCACCCGAGGATCGCACCGCCAAGGCGATCATTCGGGACACGGCCCTGGAACTCTTCGGCGAACAGTGGCCGGCGGCCGCGTCGCTCAAGCAGGTGGCGGAGCGCGCGGGAGTCTCGCAGTCGCTCATCATCAAGCACTACGGGTCGCGGGAGGGCCTGGTCGCCGCCGTGGACGCGCACGTGCTGGGCGTGTTGGGCAACGCGCTGGAGGCACTCGCCGAGACAGCCGGTTCCGGCCCGCCCGACCGCTTCCTCGCGTCGGCCGACGCGCTGTCCTCCCCGTCGGCCACCCGGTATCTCGCGCACCTGCTCGTCGGCACCACGTCGCGCTCGGTCGAGGCGTACCGGATGCTGCAGGGGTTCGCCGACTCGCTCATGCACCGGATGGCCGACGCGGGCGCGGTCGCCCCGGACGTGGACCGGGCACAGCTCGCGGTCGTGCTGCTGGCCCACGAGCTCTCCATCATCCTGCTGCGCGACCGCATCACCGACGTGCTCGGCACCGATCCGATGGGCCACGACGGCCTGCGGCGCTGGTGGGGCACCATCGACCGGCTCTACTCCGGCACCGCGATCCAGGAGCCCGTCCCGGCCGACGGCTGAGTGACGTCGTCGAGTCGGGCAGACCCTCGACTCGACGGGTGCACAAACGTTCACTATGCTGAGCGATAGTTCACCACCCGTCCTGCGAGCGAACGGCAGCCATGCCCACGACCTGCTGCCCGGCTCCGTGACCAGGGAAGGGACGTCATGACCGACACCGGAGAAACCCGCACGCGCACCGAGGACGTCGCCGTGTCCGAGCGTGCCCTGGCCCGCACCGGGACCCTCGTCCTCGCCGGCTTCGCCCTGCTCTGGGCGGTCTCCGGCCTGCACCCCGCGCCCGCCGCCGCGCGCATCCCGCTGCTCGTCGCCGCGACCGTGATCACCGCCACCGTCCTCGCCCTGGGGATGACCCGGCCTCGACCGCAGGACCACCGCCGACTGTCGGCGTCCTGGATGCGCCGGTTCAACCGAGTCGGCGTCGTACAGGGACTGTTGATCGGCGGCGTCTGCCTGGTCGCCGTGCCGACCGGACACCCGAGGCTGATCCCCACCCTCGTCCTGGTCATCGTCGCGGCGCACTTCGTGCCGCTCGTCGCGATCCTCCGCCAACGCGAGTACGTGTGGACAGCACTCGCACTCGCCCTGGTGGCGGTCGTGTCCTTCGGCGCCTACGTCATGGGAATGCCGGAACTCGCGGCGGCCGTCACCTCGTTCGGCGCGGCCATCGTGCTCTGGGTGACCGCGGTGGTGGTCACCCGACGACCGTGACGTCCTTCCAGAACGCGACCCGGTCCCGGACCATCTCCGCCTCCGGCAACGGCTCCGGGTAGTACCAGACGGCGTCCACGCTGGTCTTCCCGTCGTGATCGAGCGTGTAGTAGGACGCGGTGCCCTTCCACGGGCAGTGCGTGTGCGTGTCGGACTCGCGCAACAGGTCGTCGCGGAGCGCCGCGCGGGGGAAGTAGTGGTTACCCTCGACCACGACGGTGTCCGTGCTCTCGGCGATGACCAGGTCGTTCCAGATCGCTTTCGGCATGGGCCCAGACTATGCCGATCCGCGCGCCGGTTCACCCCGTGTCAGCGCGGCACCTCGTGCAGCGTCACGGCGTCGAGCCGACCCTCGGTCACCTCGGCGGTGAGGTACGTCGCGTACGGCTGGCGCCGCCGGTCGGTCGGCGAACCGGGGTTGAGCAACCGCAGGCCACCGGGCGCCTCGCTGTCCCAGGGGATGTGGGAGTGCCCGAACACGAGCAGGTCGCAGTCGGGGAACCGGGCCGCGCACCGCCGCTCCCGGCCGCCGGCCGGACCGGTCTCGTGCACCACCGCGATCCGCAGGCCGTCGACGTCCGCGCGGGCGATCTCCGGCAACCGGGTACGCAACTCGGGGCCGTCGTTGTTGCCGAAGACGCCGATCAGTCGGGCACGACGTCGCTCCAGGTCGTCCAGCAACGACGCGTCGACCCAGTCGCCGGCGTGGATCACGAGGTCGGCGGTGTCGACGGCCGCCCACAGCTCGGCCGGCAGGTCCCGGGCACGTTTCGGCAGGTGGGTGTCCGCCATGATGACCAACCGCACCCGGCCAGCGTAACCCCGTCCGCACACGGCGACCGGCCAGGTGCTAGGCGAAGCGGTCGGCCAGTCGGGTCAACCTGGCGAGGTAATCCGGCCACGGATAGTCGGTCGGGATGTTGGTGTTCTCCTGCCGCAGGCCGATTCTCGTGTCGAGCTGCTCGCGCAGGATGTCGGCGTGCCCGGCATGACGCGCGAGGTCCCAGGTCACGTGGACGATGACCCGGTGCAACGTCACCGCCTGCCGCTCCGGCCGCCACCATGGCACCTGTCCCACCGCGTTCAGCGGTAGCCGGGTGATCGTCTGATCGGCGAAGACGGCGACGCGGCGGTACAGGTCGATCAGGCCGTCCTTCGTCTCGTCCTCCCGCGCGTACCAGTCCGCCTGCGGGTCCTCGTCGAAATCCGACTCGGAGACGAGTTCCTCCGGGGTCGGGAACGCGCGACCGAAGGTGGGACCGAAGTAGCCGGCTTCGGTGTTCAGCGCATGCTTGACGATCCCCAGCAGATTGTTGCCGGTCGGCGTGCGGGGGAGTCGGACTTCGCGTTCGCTGAGTCCGTCGAGCTTCCAGATCAGGTCGTCGCGCGTTGCCTGCAGGTAGTGCAACAGCGCCGCCTTCGCGTCGTCTTCGTCAGCCATACCCGCAGTCTTCCTCGTCCGGGCCGCCACCGCGCGGCCGGAGAGGACGGCGTCACGTCTGTTCGAACCGGCGGCGGGAGGCCAGGACGTCGTCCAGATGACGGCGGCTCCACCGGCAGAACCCGTTGATCGTCTGATGGAGTTCCAGACCGGCAGGGGTGAGCCGGTAATCGGTGCGAGGCGGCACGGTGGGGTGGAGCGTCCGGTCGACCACCCCGTTCCGCTCCAGTTGACGAAGCGTCGCGGTCAGCAGCCGGTGGCTGATGCCGGTGACCTTGCGGTGCAGTTCACCGAAGCGACGCGTGTCGGTGCCGATGGCCTCCATGACCGGCAGGGCCCATTTGGTGCCGACCACGCCGAACACCTCAATGGCCACCAGGTGCACCTGGGCCACCTGCGCCGCCGTCGGCGTACCGGGAGACGGCTCGTCCACGTGCCGCTGCTCCTTCACCCGCACCGGTTACCGAAAGGTGCGTACTTACCCCGGCCGTCGTGCGGGCCTACGGTCTGGTCGACGACGTCAACGTACAGGAGCTGACATGACCGTCCTGAAGACGTACGCCCGGCTCTGGGTGGACGACCTCGACACCTCGCTGCCGTCGCTACGGACCCTGGTCGGCGCGGAGCCGGATCTGCGGTTCGGCTTCGACTCGGTCGAGTTGGCCGCGCTCGGTGACTTCCTGGTGATCGCCGGCCCACCAGCGCAACGCGCCCGCTACGCGCACGCCTCGGCGACCGTCGTCGTCGACGATCTGGATGCCGTCGTGGCCGCGCTGACCGCCGAGGGTGGCGTGATCACCACGCCGGAGGCGACCAGCCCTACCGGCCGCTACCTGTACGTCCGGCATGCCGGAGGGGCCGAGGTCGAGTACGTCGAGTGGGTGCCGGAACTGGTCGACCGTATCGTCACCGCCACCTGACTCCCGGACTGCGCGAGCCTGCGGTGCTCGCGGGGACTCACCCCGTGGACACGCTTGAAGGCCGTGCTGAAGCCGAAGGCGTCGGAGTATCCGAGTTGGCGTGCCATGGCGGCGACCGTCGCGGTGGTGCCGGTCAGCATGTCGGCGGCGAGTGTCATCCGCCAGTCGGTCAGGTAGGTCAGCGGTGGCTCACCCATCAGCTCGGTGAATCGTTTGGCCAGCGTCGTGCGGGACACCCCGGCCCGGGCTGCCAGGGAGGCGAGCGTCCAGGGCGCACCGGGGGCGTCGTGCATGGCGCGGAGCACCGGGCCCACCGTGTCGTCGCCCAGCGCCCGATACCAGCGGGGAGCCTCGGCGCCCGGCTGGTCGAACCAGTCCCGGATCGTGCAGACCAGCAGCCAGTCCAGCAGACGGTCCAGCACGACCTGCCGACCCGGGCGGCACCCGCCGAGTTGGAAGTCCAGGTAGTCACGGAGCGACGAACAGTCGTGGTCGTCCGGTACGACCAGCACCGGCGGAAGCACTCCGAGCAGCCGATGCGGGGCCTGCCCCTGGACGTGGTACGCCCCGGCCAGGAGCAGCATCTGCTCGTCCGGTTCCGGTTCCGGTTCCGGTGTCCGGATGCCCGGCGACTGGCGACAGTCGACGTCGCGCAGCTCGTCGGGTCGGAAGGTCGACCGGGGCTCGGCGGAGAGGACGAAGGGTTGCGGCCCCCGCACCACGACAGCCTCGCCGACCCGGACCAGAACCGGCTCGTCGCGTTCCGGGTGGACGATCCACGCCTCGCCACGCAGCGGTACGCAGAGCGTCAGGGGTGCGCCGTCGGTGAACCGCAGCGCCCACGACGGCGAGAGTACCGACCTGCCGAAGGCGGCACCCTCGGCGCGGACGTCCCGCAGCAGCGTGTCGAACGGGTCCATCGCTCCACCATAGGGGTGCGGACGATCGCACATGCCGGGCGTACGACGAGCCATGTCCCGCCGCTGGCCGGGCGGGTTGACTCGTGGACATGACGAAAGAAACGAACGAGATCCTCGTCATCGGGGGGACCGGGAAGACCGGACGTCGACTGGTACGCGCGCTGCGGGCGTCCGGCGAGCAGGTGCGGGCCGCTTCCCGTTCGGGCGAGGTACGTTTCGACTGGACGCAGCCGGACACCTGGCAGCCGGCGGTGACGGGAGCGTCGGCCGTCTACCTGATTGCTCCGGCGGATCCGGCGGTGGCCGACGACTTCGTGTCGTCGGCGGTGACGTGGGGTGTCGGCCGCTTCGTGGCGCTCAGCGGACGCGGCATCGACAAGCTCGACCCCGATTTCTCGCCGAGCATGCTCGGCGCGGAACAGGCGGTACGCGACTCCGGCGCGGAGTGGACGATCATCCGCCCGAACAACTTCCACCAGAACTTCGACGAGGACCTGTGGCGCCAACCGTTGGTCGACGGTCGCCTCGCCCTGCCGATGGGCGCGACTCCGGAACCCTTCATCGACGTCCAGGACATCGCCGACGTCGCGGCGATCCTGCTGACCGAGGACGGCCACCACGGGCAGGTGTACGAGCTGTCAGGCGCGCGGGCACTCACCTTCGCCGAGGCGGTGGCGACGATCGCCGAGGCGTCCGGCCGATCGATCCGGTACGTGGAGTTGACGCCGGAGGAGTACCGGACCGAGGTGCTCGCCGAGGGCTGGTCGGAGGCCGACGCGACGGCGCTGAACAGCATGTTCGCCGGAATGCGGGCCGGGTATCTCGCCCAGCCGACCGACACGGTGCGGCGGCTCCTCGGGCGCGAACCGATCCACTTCGACACCTACGCCGAGCGGGCCGCAGCGGCCGGCGCCTGGTCGTGACGAAACGCCGCCGCAGTCTGTCACCGGTGCTGTCAACAGGCGGCGGCGATCCGTCTCCGTGATCAGAAGGGGGGTGCGTCCTCGCCCATCAGCGCCAGGACGACGCCCCCCTTACCGCGCTTGAGGCCCTGGACCACGACCGTGCCGGTGCTGCCGTCGGGCAGTTCCAACGTGAAGGTCTTCCCGACCGCGTTCTTGGGGCCGTTGCCGGCGCTGTTGGCCGGCCGGAAGTCACCCGCCCACGGCGGGATCCCACCCTTGCGGGCCGGCTCGGCGAAGAGCGCGGCGGTGCCGGGGGTCCGGGTGCCGTCTGCGGAAAGGAGCACTGAGGCGCTGCGATAAGTAGCCATATGCGGCAAGGGTATCCGGGACCGGTCCCGATTGCGCCCCTCCCGCCGTGGCGTGCCGCCGACGACGAGAGGACCGGCCGGCCCGACCGACCTCTCGTCACTGTCCGAGTACCCCTACGCCTCGGCCCAGACGCCCAACTCGTTTCCACTCGGGTCGGTGAAGTGGAAGCGGCGACCGCCCGGGAAGTCGTACGGCCCCTCGACCACCTCACCGCCGGCCTTCCGGACGGCCTCGACGCTCTCGTCCAGGTCGGTCGAGTAGAGCAGCACCAACGGACCGCCGGTCCGCACCTGCTGGTCCAGGCGCAGACCGCCCACCTCGGATCCGGGCGTCGCACCGTGGATCCCGGCGTAGGCGGTCCCGTAGTCGGTGAACCGCCACCCGAACGCGTCGGCGTAGAAGCGCTTGGCGTTGGCCAGGTCGGTGACGGTGAGCTCGACGTAGTCGATGGCATGGTGCCGGTGCGAGGTCTGCTGAGACATGCCCACCATTACTTCACACGGGTACGACTCAGGTGCCGGCTTCCTGTTGACGCCGGTACGCCTCGTTCTGCCGGCGGGCTTCCTCAAGCTGGTCCTCGAGGATGATGATCCGGCAGGCGGCCTCCAGCGGAGTGCCCTGGTCGACCATCTCCCGCGCCCGGGCGGCCAGCCGCAACTGGTAGCGGGAGTAGCGGCGGTGCCCACCGGCCGACCGGGACGGGGCGATGAGTTTCGCCTCGTCGAGCCGGCGCAGGAAGTCCTGCGAGGCGCCGGTGATCTCCGCAGCGCGGCCCATCGTGTAGGCGGGGTAGTCGTCGTCGCCGAACATGTCATCGGGTTGGGCCATATACGAATCTCTCCATGACGAGGGCCCCGGCGCGTCAGCGCCGGGGCCCGGGGTTACGGGTTGGAAACACCATCTACCGACTGATTCGTCGGGTTGTCGTGTCCGCACCTGACGCCGTCAGAGGCGTGGGGTGCGAGGATCGCATAAGCGTGACCGGAGACCACCTCTCGTTCGATGGAAACTGCGGTGTCCGCGCCAGAGTTGCATCTGGGTCCTGGCAGCGGGCGATCCAACGGTGTTCAGCCCTCCCTTTCCTCTGCTTCCACATGTGTCGTGCTGCCCGCCGGTGTCGGAGCCCACGCGACTTCATGGCCCCGCACACGGGCGGCGAGCTGTCCTGCCGGGCTGGCGAGTGCCCTGCCCGTCTTGCCCCTGACCTGGAATCTCGTCAGGTTACTGCTGCGGTTGCAGGTCCTTGCACCGCTTGCCGAGCGAGCCGCGAACGTCCGGGCCCTGCGTGATGCTCGGTCTTGGTCGTCTGCGTCTTTCTCGGACCTCATCTCTCAACACCAGGAACACTAGCCAAGCCCGGAGCGAATGTCTAGCGCTTCGGGCATAGATTTTCTCGGTCACGGTCCGACATTGCGGTATCGCGGTCAGTGCGGAAAAGCGCGGGGCACGCGGGACCGGAGGAGCTCGTCGAGGAGCGCTTGGATGCGGGCGGATCCATCACCGTTCCATGACCAGCCATGCCAGCGGACCGTGCCCCCTCGCGCCCGTAGATCTCCTGTCCTAACAGGAATCTGATGAGTGGTCCGGATGATGCTTCTACGTCGTGATCGTCTGATGTGGAGGTCTGATGAGGGGACTCAAACGGATCGGTGCGGCCGGGCTGGCCACCGCTCTCGTGCTGGGGCTGGGGCAACCCGGCGGTGCTGCGCCGGGCGGCGGTGGTGCGCCCGGTGACGGCGGAACCGGACGCAGTGGCGGGTCGCCGGCCGGGGCCGGCCACCAACCGGCCACGGTCACGCTGATCACGGGGGACCGGATCACCGTCGACCGGGGCGGCCGCGTGACGATCCGTCCGGCGAAGGACCGCGCGGACATCCGCTTCCGGTCCCACCAGATCGACGGTGAGCTGCACGTCGTACCCGTGGACGCGGTGCCGCTGATCGCCTCCGGCGTGCTGGACCGTCGACTGTTCAACGTCAGCAAGCTGATCGAGTACGGCTACCACGACGCCGCGCGCGACCGGCTGCCGATGATCATGGCGTATCCGGACGGGGCGGCGGCCCGGCGCGGCGGCTCGCCGGTGCCCGGTGGCGAGGTCCGGGTGGACCGGGCGCTACCGGCGATCGAGGGCGTCGCGGTCAGCGCGGACAAGACCGACCTGGCCGACGTCTGGACGGCGCTGACCGGGGGCGGACCGGAGACGGCCGACCGCATTCCCGGCGTCGAGCGGATCTGGCTCGACGGGAGGCGCCGGCCGGCGGTGGACCGGGGTGTACGGCAGATCGGCGCGCCCGCCGCGTACGAGGCGGGCTTCACCGGAGCCGGAGTGACCGTGGCGGTCCTGGACAGTGGCGTCGACCTGACCCACCCCGACCTGGCCGACGCGGTGAGCGAGGCGGTCACCTTCGTGCCGGGCACCGATCCGGTCGACCGGTACGGGCACGGCACGCACGTGGCCTCGACCATCGCCGGCCGGGGCACCGCCTCCGGCGGCACGTACCGGGGTGTGGCGCCGGACGCCGACCTGGTCTCCGCCAAGGTCTGCGACGACTGGTGCGAGGACTCGGCGATCCTCGCGGGGATGCACTGGGCGGCCGTGGACAAGCAGGCCACGGTCATCAACATGAGCCTCGGCGGGTGGGACGGGCCGGAGATCGACCCGATGGAGGAGGCGGTGAACACGCTCAGCGCCCAGACCGGCGCCCTCTTCGTGGTCTCCGCCGGCAACGACGGACCGGGCGACCGTACGGTCGGCTCGCCGGGCAGCGCGGACGCCGCGCTCACCGTCGGGGCGGTCGACCGGGACGGAAGTCTCGCGGACTTCTCCAGCCGGGGCGCGCGGGTCGGTGACGACGCCGTGAAACCGGACATCACCGCGCCGGGCGTCGGCATCGTCGCCGCGCGGGCGGCCGAGGGCGTGATGGGCGTACCGGTCGGCGAGCACTACGTCGCCGAGTCCGGCACCTCGATGGCCGCGCCGCACGTGGCGGGCGCGGCGGCGCTGCTCGCGCAGCAGCACCCCGACTGGGACGCGACGCGTCTCAAGTCCACCCTGATGGGCTCGGCCAACCCCCGGCCGGGTGACACCGCCTACCAGCAGGGATCGGGTCTGGTCGACGTCGCGCGTGCCGTGGGGCAGGCGGTGACCGCCGATCCGCCGAGCGTGTCGTACGGCCGCACGCGGTGGCCGCACCACGACGACGACCCGATCACCCGGACGGTCACCCTGCGCAACGACGGAAGCGAGCCGCTCACCCTCGACCTGACCTGGCAGATCATCGGGCCGGACGGCAAGGCCGCCCCCGCCGGCATGTTCCGCACCGCAGCGCCGCAGGTCACCGTGGCGGCCGGTGGCACCGCCGAGGTGGCCGCCACGGTGGACACCAGCGTCGACGGGGTGGACGGCTACTACAGCGGGCACCTGGTCGCGACCGCCGGTCAACGTCGCACCGTCGTCCCGGTCGGGGTGCACCGCGAGGTGGAGAGCTACGACCTGACCGTCCGGCACCTCGACTCGACGGGGGCGGCGGCCGACACGTACTGGACGCTGGTCAACGGGATCGACGGCCCGGCGTACGAGGCGCTCGACGGCACGTCCGGCGGACCCGCCACCATCCGGATCCCCACCGGCCGCTACGCCGTGACCGGCCTCGTCGAGGAGTTCGGCGAGCGGGAGCGCAGCACCGTGCTGAGCCGCCCGGAGATCGACCTGAACCGGGACCTGACGGTCACGCTGGACG
Above is a window of Verrucosispora sp. NA02020 DNA encoding:
- a CDS encoding VOC family protein, which translates into the protein MATRLVQINMKARDDSALGAFWAAALGWGISSEEPGVTNLEPEGVDYPDPVAVFVDLVVSAEPKTAKNRVHLDLATTSADHHAATVARLKELGATPADVGQGDVPWTVMADPEGNEFCVLEPRPTLQDVGPVAAVVVDCADPRAMADFWSTATDWRVHDVTDRAAVLRSAADVGPYLHFLRTPDVKTGWNRVHLDVRPYPGDDPQAEVDRLRTLGATTVDVGRDDLPWTVMADPEGNEFCLLAPG
- the bluB gene encoding 5,6-dimethylbenzimidazole synthase, producing the protein MFDDVYEVIHARRDVRGEFTGAPIPAEVLDRVLAAAHAAPSVGLSQPWDFILVRDPGLRAEFHRHVQQERDVFAAGLHGEEARRFSRIKIDGVVESTLSVVVTYDPDRGSPTVLGRHAIADAGLYSVCLAIQNLWLAATAERLGVGWVSFYREPFVRDLLRIPAGVRPVAWLCLGPVTHLEQVPDLERHGWRQRRPWQAAVHRDRWEPSDR
- a CDS encoding MalY/PatB family protein encodes the protein MTSETTPLRQLTLDQLRKRTSEKWRAHPGDVLPMFVAELDAPLAGPVVDAITEAVRRGDTGYPAGTAYAEALANFARDRWDFDGIAVDRTTMVPDVMSGIVEVLDVICGRTDAVVVNCPVYAPFYQVVGRTGRPIEEAPLGTDGRIDMTVLDDAFRRAARRGSRPAYLLCSPHNPTGTVHTADELAEVAALADRHGVRVVVDEIHAPLVLAGARFTPYLSVPGAENGFSVISASKAWNLAGLKAAVAVAGPAAVDDLARIPAWVNESPSHVGVLAHVAALRDGGGWLDALLADLDENRRLLARLLAEHLPAVRYRPGEGTYLAWLDCRALGLGDDPAATFLERGRVALSPGPVFGTGGAGHARFNLGTTPELVAEGVRRMAGALT
- a CDS encoding TetR/AcrR family transcriptional regulator, whose translation is MYAPEDRTAKAIIRDTALELFGEQWPAAASLKQVAERAGVSQSLIIKHYGSREGLVAAVDAHVLGVLGNALEALAETAGSGPPDRFLASADALSSPSATRYLAHLLVGTTSRSVEAYRMLQGFADSLMHRMADAGAVAPDVDRAQLAVVLLAHELSIILLRDRITDVLGTDPMGHDGLRRWWGTIDRLYSGTAIQEPVPADG
- a CDS encoding DUF427 domain-containing protein is translated as MPKAIWNDLVIAESTDTVVVEGNHYFPRAALRDDLLRESDTHTHCPWKGTASYYTLDHDGKTSVDAVWYYPEPLPEAEMVRDRVAFWKDVTVVG
- a CDS encoding metallophosphoesterase; translation: MRLVIMADTHLPKRARDLPAELWAAVDTADLVIHAGDWVDASLLDDLERRRARLIGVFGNNDGPELRTRLPEIARADVDGLRIAVVHETGPAGGRERRCAARFPDCDLLVFGHSHIPWDSEAPGGLRLLNPGSPTDRRRQPYATYLTAEVTEGRLDAVTLHEVPR
- a CDS encoding DinB family protein, which translates into the protein MADEDDAKAALLHYLQATRDDLIWKLDGLSEREVRLPRTPTGNNLLGIVKHALNTEAGYFGPTFGRAFPTPEELVSESDFDEDPQADWYAREDETKDGLIDLYRRVAVFADQTITRLPLNAVGQVPWWRPERQAVTLHRVIVHVTWDLARHAGHADILREQLDTRIGLRQENTNIPTDYPWPDYLARLTRLADRFA
- a CDS encoding helix-turn-helix domain-containing protein codes for the protein MKEQRHVDEPSPGTPTAAQVAQVHLVAIEVFGVVGTKWALPVMEAIGTDTRRFGELHRKVTGISHRLLTATLRQLERNGVVDRTLHPTVPPRTDYRLTPAGLELHQTINGFCRWSRRHLDDVLASRRRFEQT
- a CDS encoding VOC family protein is translated as MTVLKTYARLWVDDLDTSLPSLRTLVGAEPDLRFGFDSVELAALGDFLVIAGPPAQRARYAHASATVVVDDLDAVVAALTAEGGVITTPEATSPTGRYLYVRHAGGAEVEYVEWVPELVDRIVTAT
- a CDS encoding AraC family transcriptional regulator — protein: MDPFDTLLRDVRAEGAAFGRSVLSPSWALRFTDGAPLTLCVPLRGEAWIVHPERDEPVLVRVGEAVVVRGPQPFVLSAEPRSTFRPDELRDVDCRQSPGIRTPEPEPEPDEQMLLLAGAYHVQGQAPHRLLGVLPPVLVVPDDHDCSSLRDYLDFQLGGCRPGRQVVLDRLLDWLLVCTIRDWFDQPGAEAPRWYRALGDDTVGPVLRAMHDAPGAPWTLASLAARAGVSRTTLAKRFTELMGEPPLTYLTDWRMTLAADMLTGTTATVAAMARQLGYSDAFGFSTAFKRVHGVSPREHRRLAQSGSQVAVTIRSTSSGTHSTYSTSAPPACRTYR
- a CDS encoding NAD(P)H-binding protein, translated to MTKETNEILVIGGTGKTGRRLVRALRASGEQVRAASRSGEVRFDWTQPDTWQPAVTGASAVYLIAPADPAVADDFVSSAVTWGVGRFVALSGRGIDKLDPDFSPSMLGAEQAVRDSGAEWTIIRPNNFHQNFDEDLWRQPLVDGRLALPMGATPEPFIDVQDIADVAAILLTEDGHHGQVYELSGARALTFAEAVATIAEASGRSIRYVELTPEEYRTEVLAEGWSEADATALNSMFAGMRAGYLAQPTDTVRRLLGREPIHFDTYAERAAAAGAWS
- a CDS encoding VOC family protein, which gives rise to MSQQTSHRHHAIDYVELTVTDLANAKRFYADAFGWRFTDYGTAYAGIHGATPGSEVGGLRLDQQVRTGGPLVLLYSTDLDESVEAVRKAGGEVVEGPYDFPGGRRFHFTDPSGNELGVWAEA
- a CDS encoding MerR family transcriptional regulator; protein product: MAQPDDMFGDDDYPAYTMGRAAEITGASQDFLRRLDEAKLIAPSRSAGGHRRYSRYQLRLAARAREMVDQGTPLEAACRIIILEDQLEEARRQNEAYRRQQEAGT